The Trypanosoma brucei gambiense DAL972 chromosome 10, complete sequence genome has a segment encoding these proteins:
- a CDS encoding protein kinase, putative, which produces MRANDIVKGRYSTYQLQDLIGKGGNAVVYSAVDCNTGLMVAVKKMEVHDDAAMATCRNEVAILSHLKHPYVIRYIDHAHSGKSFLIVTEFALERSLLQRLKRHGRCGELEVARFMFQITSALAYLHKEKIVHRDIKCANVLLGAAEVVKLSDFGLAVNLGAVHGETNDEEDGLLSSSAVCDGDGKSVAEEGIVGSVYWMAPEAVRGEPPAESCDIWSLGCLCIELLTGNPPFFDRKPANALYCISETDETPIPTMDVSEECRNFLTQCLDRDASKRPTAAALLKHGWFGGFLAENIVKTLADTQVDGTTSDQVASNSEAIKSWVENNLFNERAEQREEWLRSGCLKRVVAVLPKVTPKVSFHIIRTFVFAAQRCRTESSCFLTRLGEADLWDSAQLGVLGKAESLGALFVCCCERQDPRVLQYAPTHPGALWFLLQCAEVDVAIMCIDALRALLVGTAGEEEENRASFSSRPEVASTNVENITFRRYVSQNRFVSDHAVYAVQRIIEDICYDAFRGDKDPAVGWQNIDKLFEILLQVYRKAGDESIILGPSVSGARQDDPQDSPKGGTGGSVAATATAAVAVSTSIGGGGGGAASAVGDPAGSAATATTSAPSSGEAGRKPINPHIHSPCSPNAGGVNTSSVVVGIASACGKGGKPAEELWLLALQEASRKLCPNAIELLMQYVHLAARNDLKSLNIGGKAIAGTFLVVASNASVDTATRITVLKCLPALQCASPKAANFMRDVRCSVPLLVHTAKNIPVPAEARDDEVLKVLFALCEDNRVAAAFASYGAFIAIAIDRATLACERQRWAEVTLAVRFVELLLAHATDTSCILESHALLRLLLKLSDGDKFPSIVTSVAQRLLNSLQAQTNVG; this is translated from the coding sequence ATGCGGGCTAACGACATTGTGAAGGGTAGATATTCCACATATCAGTTGCAGGACCTTATTGGTAAGGGTGGTAATGCTGTTGTGTACAGCGCCGTCGACTGCAACACCGGGCTCATGGTTGCTGTCAAGAAAATGGAGGTTCATGATGATGCAGCTATGGCTACGTGCCGGAATGAAGTGGCCATACTTAGCCACTTGAAGCATCCTTATGTCATCCGCTACATTGATCATGCACACTCTGGCAAGTCTTTTCTCATTGTTACCGAATTTGCGCTTGAACGTTCCCTATTGCAGAGACTGAAGCGTCACGGCCGGTGTGGTGAGCTGGAGGTGGCCCGTTTCATGTTTCAGATAACTTCTGCGTTGGCTTACTTGCACAAAGAGAAGATCGTGCACCGTGATATAAAATGCGCCAACGTACTCTTGGGTGCAGCTGAAGTTGTTAAGTTATCGGATTTTGGTTTGGCTGTGAACCTTGGTGCCGTACACGGAGAGACAaatgatgaagaggatggCTTGCTGTCAAGCAGCGCAGTGTGTGATGGGGATGGTAAATCTGTCGCAGAAGAAGGTATAGTGGGTTCTGTGTATTGGATGGCTCCCGAAGCTGTGCGGGGTGAGCCACCTGCAGAGAGTTGCGACATTTGGTCGCTTGGGTGCCTTTGCATTGAACTATTGACAGGCAACCCACCCTTCTTTGATCGTAAACCTGCCAACGCATTGTATTGTATAAGCGAAACGGATGAAACACCAATACCTACCATGGATGTGTCGGAGGAGTGCCGCAATTTCTTGACACAGTGTCTTGACAGGGACGCGTCTAAGCGGCCGACCGCAGCGGCGTTGTTGAAGCACGGATGGTTTGGTGGCTTCCTTGCGGAGAACATTGTAAAAACACTCGCAGACACTCAGGTTGATGGCACTACCTCTGACCAGGTGGCTAGTAATTCCGAAGCGATTAAGAGTTGGGTGGAGAATAACCTCTTTAACGAGCGTGCGGAGCAACGTGAGGAATGGCTCAGGAGTGGGTGCCTGAAGAGAGTCGTTGCAGTACTACCGAAGGTGACACCAAAGGTTTCTTTTCACATAATTCGcacctttgttttcgccGCACAGCGTTGTCGTACGGAGTCAAGCTGTTTTCTAACCCGGCTCGGCGAAGCCGATCTGTGGGACAGTGCGCAGCTTGGAGTTCTTGGGAAGGCCGAATCACTTGGCgcgctttttgtttgttgctgtgaGCGACAAGACCCACGCGTGCTGCAGTATGCTCCTACTCACCCGGGGGCACTCTGGTTCCTTTTGCAGTGTGCGGAGGTTGATGTTGCGATCATGTGCATTGACGCTCTGCGCGCCCTGCTCGTAGGAACGGCcggtgaggaggaagaaaaccgAGCTTCCTTTTCGTCACGCCCCGAGGTTGCTTCCACAAACGTGGAGAATATAACGTTTCGTCGCTACGTCTCTCAGAACCGTTTCGTTTCTGACCACGCCGTTTACGCTGTTCAGCGCATTATAGAGGACATATGCTACGACGCATTCCGTGGTGACAAGGATCCCGCCGTCGGGTGGCAGAATATCGACAAACTTTTTGAAATACTTTTACAGGTGTACAGGAAGGCAGGAGACGAGAGTATTATACTAGGCCCGAGTGTGAGTGGTGCACGGCAGGACGACCCTCAAGATTCACCCAAGGGGGGCACAGGTGGCTCTGTGGCTGCCACCGCGACAGCCGCTGTTGCTGTATCGACTTCCATaggagggggaggtggtggagcagcatcagctgtgggagaTCCCGCTGGAAGCGCGGCCACGGCCACAACTAGTGCGCCCTCATCAGGTGAAGCAGGCAGGAAACCCATCAATCCTCATATCCACTCCCCCTGCAGCCCCAACGCCGGTGGAGTTAACACCAGCAGCGTCGTTGTTGGCATTGCCAGTGCCTGCGGTAAAGGTGGAAAACCAGCGGAGGAGCTGTGGTTGTTAGCGTTGCAGGAGGCGAGCCGAAAACTCTGTCCGAATGCCATTGAACTTCTTATGCAGTACGTTCATCTTGCTGCTCGCAATGATCTCAAATCCCTTAACATCGGCGGTAAAGCCATTGCAGGCACGTTTCTTGTCGTTGCTTCCAACGCTTCTGTTGACACGGCCACGCGCATTACAGTGCTCAAGTGCCTCCCCGCCTTACAATGTGCATCCCCAAAGGCAGCCAACTTTATGAGAGACGTGCGATGTAGTGTTCCACTCTTAGTGCACACGGCAAAGAATATCCCGGTGCCAGCGGAGGCGCGAGACGATGAGGTGTTGAAGGTCCTTTTCGCTCTCTGCGAGGACAACAGGGTTGCTGCAGCCTTCGCCTCTTACGGTGCTTTTATTGCGATCGCAATTGACCGCGCTACGCTTGCATGTGAGCGACAGCGCTGGGCGGAAGTCACTTTAGCTGTGCGGTTTGTAGAGCTTTTGCTCGCGCACGCCACAGACACCTCGTGCATACTAGAGTCCCATGCTTTGCTGCGTTTGCTGCTGAAGCTTTCCGATGGAGACAAGTTTCCATCGATAGTAACATCTGTGGCGCAGCGATTATTAAACAGTTTGCAGGCACAGACAAATGTGGGATGA
- a CDS encoding hexokinase, putative: MSRRLNNILEHISIQGNDGETVRAVKRDVAMAALTNQFTMSVESMRQIMTYLLYEMVEGLEGRESTVRMLPSYVYKADPKRATGVFYALDLGGTNFRVLRVACKEGAVVDSSTSAFKIPKYALEGNATDLFDFIASNVKKTMETRAPEDLNRTVPLGFTFSFPVEQTKVNRGVLIRWTKGFSTKGVQGNDVIALLQAAFGRVSLKVNVVALCNDTVGTLISHYFKDPEVQVGVIIGTGSNACYFETASAVTKDPAVAARGSALTPINMESGNFDSKYRFVLPTTKFDLDIDDASLNKGQQALEKMISGMYLGEIARRVIVHLSSINCLPAALQTALGNRGSFESRFAGMISADRMPGLQFTRSTIQKVCGVDVQSIEDLRIIRDVCRLVRGRAAQLSASFCCAPLVKTQTQGRATIAIDGSVFEKIPSFRRVLQDNINRILGPECDVRAVLAKDGSGIGAAFISAMVVNDK; the protein is encoded by the coding sequence ATGTCTAGACGCCTAAACAATATCCTCGAACACATCTCGATCCAGGGAAATGATGGTGAGACTGTGCGTGCCGTTAAGCGTGATGTTGCAATGGCAGCGCTGACCAACCAATTCACAATGAGTGTGGAGTCTATGCGACAGATCATGACATACCTCCTGTACGAGATGGTGGAGGGTCTTGAGGGTCGTGAAAGCACCGTCCGCATGTTACCATCTTATGTGTACAAGGCGGACCCTAAGCGTGCTACTGGCGTCTTCTACGCACTTGACCTCGGTGGTACCAACTTCCGTGTGTTGCGTGTTGCATGCAAGGAGGGTGCCGTGGTGGATTCCTCTACTTCTGCATTCAAGATTCCCAAATATGCCCTTGAGGGTAACGCCACCGATCTGTTTGACTTCATTGCATCCAATGTGAAGAAAACCATGGAAACTCGTGCACCTGAGGACCTCAATCGCACAGTTCCTCTTGGGTTTACCTTCAGTTTCCCCGTGGAGCAGACGAAGGTTAACCGTGGTGTGCTTATCCGGTGGACGAAGGGCTTCAGCACGAAAGGCGTTCAAGGAAACGATGTGATTGCCCTTCTTCAGGCTGCTTTTGGGCGAGTGAGCCTGAAGGTGAATGTTGTGGCGTTGTGCAACGACACCGTTGGAACATTAATTTCGCATTACTTTAAGGACCCTGAGGTACAGGTTGGCGTGATTATCGGCACTGGTTCCAATGCGTGCTACTTTGAGACGGCGTCTGCTGTGACGAAGGACcctgccgttgctgctcgTGGGTCAGCACTTACTCCCATCAATATGGAAAGCGGCAACTTTGACTCCAAGTACCGGTTTGTCCTCCCTACGACGAAGTTCGACTTGGATATTGACGATGCGTCGTTGAACAAGGGTCAACAGGCGCTGGAGAAGATGATATCCGGCATGTACCTCGGTGAAATCGCCCGCCGCGTTATTGTGCACCTGTCGTCTATTAACTGCCTTCCTGCGGCACTGCAGACTGCTTTGGGCAACCGGGGGTCGTTTGAGTCCCGATTTGCCGGGATGATCAGTGCTGACCGTATGCCCGGACTTCAGTTCACTCGCAGCACGATCCAGAAGGTGTGTGGTGTTGACGTGCAGTCAATTGAAGACCTTCGCATCATTCGCGATGTGTGCCGCCTTGTCCGTGGGAGGGCTGCGCAACTCTCTGCTTCCTTCTGCTGCGCTCCACTGGTTAAGACTCAAACACAGGGCCGTGCAACTATTGCAATTGACGGCTCCGTGTTTGAGAAGATTCCGTCATTCCGCCGCGTCTTGCAGGACAACATCAACCGTATCCTTGGCCCTGAGTGCGATGTCAGGGCCGTTCTCGCAAAGGATGGCAGTGGAATTGGTGCTGCATTTATTTCCGCAATGGTGGTGAACGACAAGTAA
- a CDS encoding hexokinase, putative — translation MSRRLNNILEHISIQGNDGETVRAVKRDVAMAALTNQFTMSVESMRQIMTYLLYEMVEGLEGRESTVRMLPSYVYKADPKRATGVFYALDLGGTNFRVLRVACKEGALVDSSTSAFKIPKYALEGNATDLFDFIASNVKKTMETRAPEDLNRTVPLGFTFSFPVEQTKVNRGVLIRWTKGFSTKGVQGNDVIALLQAAFGRVSLKVNVVALCNDTVATMISHYFKDPEVQVGVIIGTGSNACYFETASAVTKDPAVAARGSALTPISMESGNFDSKYRFVLPTTKFDLDIDDASLNKGQQALEKMISGMYLGEIARRVIVHLSSINCLPAALQTALGNRGSFESRFAGMISADRMPGLQFTRSTIQKVCGVDVQSIEDLRIIRDVCRLVRGRAAQLSASFCCAPLVKTQTQGRATIAIDGSVFEKIPSFRRVLQDNINRILGPECDVRAVLAKDGSGVGAALISAIVADGK, via the coding sequence ATGTCTAGACGCCTAAACAATATCCTCGAACACATCTCGATCCAGGGAAATGATGGTGAGACTGTGCGTGCCGTTAAGCGTGATGTTGCAATGGCAGCGCTGACCAACCAATTCACAATGAGTGTGGAGTCTATGCGACAGATCATGACATACCTCCTGTACGAGATGGTGGAGGGTCTTGAGGGTCGTGAAAGCACCGTCCGCATGTTACCATCTTATGTGTACAAGGCGGACCCTAAGCGTGCTACTGGCGTCTTCTACGCACTTGACCTCGGTGGTACCAACTTCCGTGTGTTGCGTGTTGCATGCAAGGAGGGTGCCCTGGTGGATTCCTCTACTTCTGCATTCAAGATTCCCAAATATGCCCTTGAGGGTAACGCCACCGATCTGTTTGACTTCATTGCATCCAATGTGAAGAAAACCATGGAAACTCGTGCACCTGAGGACCTCAATCGCACAGTTCCTCTTGGGTTTACCTTCAGTTTCCCCGTGGAGCAGACGAAGGTTAACCGTGGTGTGCTTATCCGGTGGACGAAGGGCTTCAGCACGAAAGGCGTTCAAGGAAACGATGTGATTGCCCTTCTTCAGGCTGCTTTTGGGCGAGTGAGCCTGAAGGTGAATGTTGTGGCGTTGTGCAACGACACCGTTGCCACGATGATTTCGCATTACTTTAAGGACCCTGAGGTACAGGTTGGCGTGATTATCGGCACTGGTTCCAATGCGTGCTACTTTGAGACGGCGTCTGCTGTGACGAAGGACcctgccgttgctgctcgTGGGTCAGCACTTACTCCCATCAGTATGGAAAGCGGCAACTTTGACTCCAAGTACCGGTTTGTCCTCCCTACGACGAAGTTCGACTTGGATATTGACGATGCGTCGTTGAACAAGGGTCAACAGGCGCTGGAGAAGATGATATCCGGCATGTACCTCGGTGAAATCGCCCGCCGCGTTATTGTGCACCTGTCGTCTATTAACTGCCTTCCTGCGGCACTGCAGACTGCTTTGGGCAACCGGGGGTCGTTTGAGTCCCGATTTGCCGGGATGATCAGTGCTGACCGTATGCCCGGACTTCAGTTCACTCGCAGCACGATCCAGAAGGTGTGTGGTGTTGACGTGCAGTCAATTGAAGACCTTCGCATCATTCGCGATGTGTGCCGCCTTGTCCGTGGGAGGGCTGCGCAACTCTCTGCTTCCTTCTGCTGCGCTCCACTGGTTAAGACTCAAACACAGGGCCGTGCAACTATTGCAATTGACGGCTCCGTGTTTGAGAAGATTCCGTCATTCCGCCGCGTCTTGCAGGACAACATCAACCGTATCCTTGGCCCTGAGTGCGATGTCAGGGCCGTTCTCGCAAAGGATGGCAGTGGTGTTGGTGCGGCGCTTATCTCCGCTATCGTTGCTGATGGGAAGTGA